Proteins from a single region of Seriola aureovittata isolate HTS-2021-v1 ecotype China chromosome 9, ASM2101889v1, whole genome shotgun sequence:
- the fance gene encoding Fanconi anemia group E protein isoform X1 — translation MFLSRFDGQSKLLVRSLMSGASGARRALDVFHRQQRADPDMSLGHFIETLCQDEVTCPETEAQPLSVKPMVCLFPALFKQNLLSFIYLVHSVLPQTSVLHLLKCLGQDPHPNPWITALGRQLKRSLGVHSEEPLCTPPCSQRLKELSQRLVGFGAAGGWAKCLSGQPSGSESQRSSGLSEQGTQRKRKGSFVTLDSEGDKETAQQSKRIKMDICGSECVDAEEQSANEETTGRLERDAPAETPAEDLQPAADSPRDSLPEHIKVSVLQIKELLESQTEWDQSSMDVFKVLNNCDPAQVEVLCNMLSLSALPEQTLPKLCSSVLALSPDLSYSTAATLIKSLLLEKVLSLSEPASRCLVTAVTSLCGHYPRPMCHALIGPVLMEKNVGNPQAELLNRLIESCLDSHYRLLLLQMTFKIAWTEAALSIIHSLLDSKPDLNEEVFAQFTEQLISQGPQFIKSVKFAKMMLTVLTKYSSHVTAAHKHSLSACLMLNETFLKKSLQAALKRITHT, via the exons ATGTTTCTGAGCCGGTTTGACGGCCAGTCGAAGCTGCTGGTCCGGTCGCTGATGTCTGGAGCCTCCGGCGCCCGCAGAGCGCTGGACGTCTTCCACAGGCAGCAGCGGGCTGACCCCGACATGTCCCTGGGTCACTTCATAGAAACACTGTGCCAGGACGAAGTAACATGTCCAGAGACCGAAGCCCAGCCACTAAGTGT TAAACCCATGGTGTGCCTGTTTCCTGCATTATTCAAACAAAATCTGCTGTCCTTCATCTATCTGGTCCACTCGGTGCTTCCTCAGACCTCTGTCCTCCATCTGCTCAAATGCCTCGGCCAGGACCCTCATCCAAACCCCTGGATCACCGCTTTGGGTAGACAGCTGAAGAGAAGCCTGGGGGTCCACAGTGAGGAGCCTCTGTGCACTCCACCGTGCAGCCAGAGACTCAAGGAGCTGTCACAGCGTCTAGTTGGTTTCGGTGCGGCCGGAGGATGGGCCAAGTGTCTCAGCGGTCAGCCATCGGGATCTGAATCTCAGAGGTCTTCTGGTTTATCAGAGCAGGGGAcacaaaggaaaaggaaaggaagttttgtgactctggactctgaaggCGATAAAGAAACGGCACAGCAGAGCAAACGGATAAAGATGGATATCTGCGGGAGCGAGTGTGTAGATGCAGAAGAACAGAGCGCCAATGAGGAGACAACAGGAAGGTTAGAAAGAGATGCTCCAGCAGAAACTCCTGCTGAAGACCTGCAGCCGGCTGCAGACAGTCCACGGGATTCCCTGCCTGAACATATAAAG gtttctgttcttcaAATAAAGGAATTACTGGAAAGTCagacagag TGGGACCAGAGCTCCATGGATGTGTTCAAAGTTCTGAACAACTGTGACCCCGCTCAG GTGGAGGTGTTATGTAACATGCTGAGTTTATCTGCTTTACCGGAGCAGACTCTGCCTAAACTGTGCAGCAGTGTTTTGGCTCTCTCTCCCGACCTCAGCTACAGCACGGCAGCAACACTCATCAAGAGCCTCCTGCTGGAAAAG GTCCTGTCCCTGTCAGAACCGGCCTCAAGGTGCCTGGTTACtgcagtgacatcactgtgtgGCCATTACCCCAGACCAATGTGTCACGCTCTCATCGGACCAGTTCTAATGGAGAAGAACGTAG gGAATCCACAGGCTGAGCTGCTGAACAGGCTGATAGAGAGCTGCCTGGATTCCCACTACAgactactgctgctgca AATGACTTTCAAAATTGCGTGGACTGAGGCGGCGCTCTCCATTATCCACAGCCTGCTAGACTCCAAG cCTGACTTGAATGAAGAAGTGTTTGCACAGTTCACGGAACAGCTCATCAGCCAGGGTCCTCAGTTCATTAAGTCTGTGAAGTTCGCAAAAATGATGTTAACAGTCCTCACCAAATATAGCAGCCAT gtgactgctgcacacaaacactccctGTCCGCTTGCCTGATGTTAAATGAGACCTTCCTGAAAAAGTCTCTTCAAGCTGCTTTGaaaagaatcacacacacatga
- the fance gene encoding Fanconi anemia group E protein isoform X2: protein MFLSRFDGQSKLLVRSLMSGASGARRALDVFHRQQRADPDMSLGHFIETLCQDEVTCPETEAQPLSVKPMVCLFPALFKQNLLSFIYLVHSVLPQTSVLHLLKCLGQDPHPNPWITALGRQLKRSLGVHSEEPLCTPPCSQRLKELSQRLVGFGAAGGWAKCLSGQPSGSESQRSSGLSEQGTQRKRKGSFVTLDSEGDKETAQQSKRIKMDICGSECVDAEEQSANEETTGRLERDAPAETPAEDLQPAADSPRDSLPEHIKVSVLQIKELLESQTEWDQSSMDVFKVLNNCDPAQVLSLSEPASRCLVTAVTSLCGHYPRPMCHALIGPVLMEKNVGNPQAELLNRLIESCLDSHYRLLLLQMTFKIAWTEAALSIIHSLLDSKPDLNEEVFAQFTEQLISQGPQFIKSVKFAKMMLTVLTKYSSHVTAAHKHSLSACLMLNETFLKKSLQAALKRITHT from the exons ATGTTTCTGAGCCGGTTTGACGGCCAGTCGAAGCTGCTGGTCCGGTCGCTGATGTCTGGAGCCTCCGGCGCCCGCAGAGCGCTGGACGTCTTCCACAGGCAGCAGCGGGCTGACCCCGACATGTCCCTGGGTCACTTCATAGAAACACTGTGCCAGGACGAAGTAACATGTCCAGAGACCGAAGCCCAGCCACTAAGTGT TAAACCCATGGTGTGCCTGTTTCCTGCATTATTCAAACAAAATCTGCTGTCCTTCATCTATCTGGTCCACTCGGTGCTTCCTCAGACCTCTGTCCTCCATCTGCTCAAATGCCTCGGCCAGGACCCTCATCCAAACCCCTGGATCACCGCTTTGGGTAGACAGCTGAAGAGAAGCCTGGGGGTCCACAGTGAGGAGCCTCTGTGCACTCCACCGTGCAGCCAGAGACTCAAGGAGCTGTCACAGCGTCTAGTTGGTTTCGGTGCGGCCGGAGGATGGGCCAAGTGTCTCAGCGGTCAGCCATCGGGATCTGAATCTCAGAGGTCTTCTGGTTTATCAGAGCAGGGGAcacaaaggaaaaggaaaggaagttttgtgactctggactctgaaggCGATAAAGAAACGGCACAGCAGAGCAAACGGATAAAGATGGATATCTGCGGGAGCGAGTGTGTAGATGCAGAAGAACAGAGCGCCAATGAGGAGACAACAGGAAGGTTAGAAAGAGATGCTCCAGCAGAAACTCCTGCTGAAGACCTGCAGCCGGCTGCAGACAGTCCACGGGATTCCCTGCCTGAACATATAAAG gtttctgttcttcaAATAAAGGAATTACTGGAAAGTCagacagag TGGGACCAGAGCTCCATGGATGTGTTCAAAGTTCTGAACAACTGTGACCCCGCTCAG GTCCTGTCCCTGTCAGAACCGGCCTCAAGGTGCCTGGTTACtgcagtgacatcactgtgtgGCCATTACCCCAGACCAATGTGTCACGCTCTCATCGGACCAGTTCTAATGGAGAAGAACGTAG gGAATCCACAGGCTGAGCTGCTGAACAGGCTGATAGAGAGCTGCCTGGATTCCCACTACAgactactgctgctgca AATGACTTTCAAAATTGCGTGGACTGAGGCGGCGCTCTCCATTATCCACAGCCTGCTAGACTCCAAG cCTGACTTGAATGAAGAAGTGTTTGCACAGTTCACGGAACAGCTCATCAGCCAGGGTCCTCAGTTCATTAAGTCTGTGAAGTTCGCAAAAATGATGTTAACAGTCCTCACCAAATATAGCAGCCAT gtgactgctgcacacaaacactccctGTCCGCTTGCCTGATGTTAAATGAGACCTTCCTGAAAAAGTCTCTTCAAGCTGCTTTGaaaagaatcacacacacatga
- the fance gene encoding Fanconi anemia group E protein isoform X3, whose translation MVCLFPALFKQNLLSFIYLVHSVLPQTSVLHLLKCLGQDPHPNPWITALGRQLKRSLGVHSEEPLCTPPCSQRLKELSQRLVGFGAAGGWAKCLSGQPSGSESQRSSGLSEQGTQRKRKGSFVTLDSEGDKETAQQSKRIKMDICGSECVDAEEQSANEETTGRLERDAPAETPAEDLQPAADSPRDSLPEHIKVSVLQIKELLESQTEWDQSSMDVFKVLNNCDPAQVEVLCNMLSLSALPEQTLPKLCSSVLALSPDLSYSTAATLIKSLLLEKVLSLSEPASRCLVTAVTSLCGHYPRPMCHALIGPVLMEKNVGNPQAELLNRLIESCLDSHYRLLLLQMTFKIAWTEAALSIIHSLLDSKPDLNEEVFAQFTEQLISQGPQFIKSVKFAKMMLTVLTKYSSHVTAAHKHSLSACLMLNETFLKKSLQAALKRITHT comes from the exons ATGGTGTGCCTGTTTCCTGCATTATTCAAACAAAATCTGCTGTCCTTCATCTATCTGGTCCACTCGGTGCTTCCTCAGACCTCTGTCCTCCATCTGCTCAAATGCCTCGGCCAGGACCCTCATCCAAACCCCTGGATCACCGCTTTGGGTAGACAGCTGAAGAGAAGCCTGGGGGTCCACAGTGAGGAGCCTCTGTGCACTCCACCGTGCAGCCAGAGACTCAAGGAGCTGTCACAGCGTCTAGTTGGTTTCGGTGCGGCCGGAGGATGGGCCAAGTGTCTCAGCGGTCAGCCATCGGGATCTGAATCTCAGAGGTCTTCTGGTTTATCAGAGCAGGGGAcacaaaggaaaaggaaaggaagttttgtgactctggactctgaaggCGATAAAGAAACGGCACAGCAGAGCAAACGGATAAAGATGGATATCTGCGGGAGCGAGTGTGTAGATGCAGAAGAACAGAGCGCCAATGAGGAGACAACAGGAAGGTTAGAAAGAGATGCTCCAGCAGAAACTCCTGCTGAAGACCTGCAGCCGGCTGCAGACAGTCCACGGGATTCCCTGCCTGAACATATAAAG gtttctgttcttcaAATAAAGGAATTACTGGAAAGTCagacagag TGGGACCAGAGCTCCATGGATGTGTTCAAAGTTCTGAACAACTGTGACCCCGCTCAG GTGGAGGTGTTATGTAACATGCTGAGTTTATCTGCTTTACCGGAGCAGACTCTGCCTAAACTGTGCAGCAGTGTTTTGGCTCTCTCTCCCGACCTCAGCTACAGCACGGCAGCAACACTCATCAAGAGCCTCCTGCTGGAAAAG GTCCTGTCCCTGTCAGAACCGGCCTCAAGGTGCCTGGTTACtgcagtgacatcactgtgtgGCCATTACCCCAGACCAATGTGTCACGCTCTCATCGGACCAGTTCTAATGGAGAAGAACGTAG gGAATCCACAGGCTGAGCTGCTGAACAGGCTGATAGAGAGCTGCCTGGATTCCCACTACAgactactgctgctgca AATGACTTTCAAAATTGCGTGGACTGAGGCGGCGCTCTCCATTATCCACAGCCTGCTAGACTCCAAG cCTGACTTGAATGAAGAAGTGTTTGCACAGTTCACGGAACAGCTCATCAGCCAGGGTCCTCAGTTCATTAAGTCTGTGAAGTTCGCAAAAATGATGTTAACAGTCCTCACCAAATATAGCAGCCAT gtgactgctgcacacaaacactccctGTCCGCTTGCCTGATGTTAAATGAGACCTTCCTGAAAAAGTCTCTTCAAGCTGCTTTGaaaagaatcacacacacatga
- the mkrn4 gene encoding makorin, ring finger protein, 4 isoform X2, with product MAGAWRNAQNTWRMDSGRSGGVCRHFINGSCRFGPRCNYRHEWPVIPSSQICRYFQKGGCWYGERCRYLHVLQPEAAAALTGRRGSVPNVSSSRVARAPPDRRGSEPALLQAEVMSRQECSRSETVVDLSDAQHNTGRLVSDVTEERSDDTDSPLTASQSSVIAQAGACGRRNEQTSSAETTEDGAAAAASSAQGNVEEMEALLQSKNVSCGICMDKVYEKTDPRNHVFGILPNCNHSFCLQCIMTWRKTKDLGLDVVKTCPQCRVRSPFYVPNKFWVEGQAKESVIAAFKEKCSKKSCSYYARYRCCPFKTECLYRHDKPTRSRSFPYPTEDEDDYDGVDLLNFFIAMTFLGDEDDDDDYDFRFYLTEEYGF from the exons GCATTTCATAAATGGCTCTTGCAGATTTGGTCCGAGGTGTAATTATCGACACGAATGGCCAGTTATACCGTCATCCCAAATATGTCGGTACTTTCAGAAAGGTGGATGCTGGTATGGTGAACGCTGCAg GTATCTCCATGTCCTTCagcctgaagctgctgcagctcttaCAGGTAGAAGAGGTTCGGTGCCTAACGTCTCCTCCTCCAGGGTGGCTCGCGCTCCACCTGACAGAAGAGGGTCAGAGCCTGCTCTTCTGCAGGCTGAGGTGATGTCCAGGCAGGAATGCAGCAGATCAGAGACGGTGGTTGATCTATCAGATGCTCAACACAACACTGGGCGCCTGGTTTCAGATGTTACTGAAGAACGATCAGATG ataCTGACTCTCCTCTGACTGCTTCTCAAAGCTCAGTCATTGCTCAAGCAGGTGCATGTGGTCGAAGAAACGAACAG ACATCGTCAGCTGAGACAACAGAGGATGGGGCTGCGGCTGCGGCCTCTAGTGCCCAGGGGAATGTAGAGGAAATGGAGGCCCTCCTCCAGAGTAAAAATGTGAGCTGTGGGATCTGCATGGATAAGGTGTATGAAAAGACGGATccaagaaaccatgtttttgGTATCTTGCCAAACTGCAATCACTCCTTCTGTTTACAATGCATCATGacctggaggaaaacaaaagaccTCGGGCTGGACGTGGTAAA GACCTGCCCACAGTGCAGAGTGAGGTCTCCCTTTTATGTGCCGAACAAATTCTGGGTTGAAGGACAAGCAAAGGAAAGTGTAATTGCTGCCTTCAAAGAGAAATGCAG TAAGAAAAGCTGCAGTTACTACGCACGATACAGATGTTGTCCCTTCAAAACGGAGTGCCTTTATCGCCATGATAAACCCACACGTAGCAGATCATTCCCG TATCCTACAGAAGATGAAGACGACTACGATGGTGTAGATCTGCTTAATTTTTTCATAGCCATGACCTTTCTTGGCGACGAAGACGACGATGATGACTATGACTTTCGTTTTTACCTAACTGAGGAGTATGGTTTCTGa
- the mkrn4 gene encoding makorin, ring finger protein, 4 isoform X1, which yields MAGAWRNAQNTWRMDSGRSGGVCRHFINGSCRFGPRCNYRHEWPVIPSSQICRYFQKGGCWYGERCRYLHVLQPEAAAALTGRRGSVPNVSSSRVARAPPDRRGSEPALLQAEVMSRQECSRSETVVDLSDAQHNTGRLVSDVTEERSDDTDSPLTASQSSVIAQAGACGRRNEQQTSSAETTEDGAAAAASSAQGNVEEMEALLQSKNVSCGICMDKVYEKTDPRNHVFGILPNCNHSFCLQCIMTWRKTKDLGLDVVKTCPQCRVRSPFYVPNKFWVEGQAKESVIAAFKEKCSKKSCSYYARYRCCPFKTECLYRHDKPTRSRSFPYPTEDEDDYDGVDLLNFFIAMTFLGDEDDDDDYDFRFYLTEEYGF from the exons GCATTTCATAAATGGCTCTTGCAGATTTGGTCCGAGGTGTAATTATCGACACGAATGGCCAGTTATACCGTCATCCCAAATATGTCGGTACTTTCAGAAAGGTGGATGCTGGTATGGTGAACGCTGCAg GTATCTCCATGTCCTTCagcctgaagctgctgcagctcttaCAGGTAGAAGAGGTTCGGTGCCTAACGTCTCCTCCTCCAGGGTGGCTCGCGCTCCACCTGACAGAAGAGGGTCAGAGCCTGCTCTTCTGCAGGCTGAGGTGATGTCCAGGCAGGAATGCAGCAGATCAGAGACGGTGGTTGATCTATCAGATGCTCAACACAACACTGGGCGCCTGGTTTCAGATGTTACTGAAGAACGATCAGATG ataCTGACTCTCCTCTGACTGCTTCTCAAAGCTCAGTCATTGCTCAAGCAGGTGCATGTGGTCGAAGAAACGAACAG CAGACATCGTCAGCTGAGACAACAGAGGATGGGGCTGCGGCTGCGGCCTCTAGTGCCCAGGGGAATGTAGAGGAAATGGAGGCCCTCCTCCAGAGTAAAAATGTGAGCTGTGGGATCTGCATGGATAAGGTGTATGAAAAGACGGATccaagaaaccatgtttttgGTATCTTGCCAAACTGCAATCACTCCTTCTGTTTACAATGCATCATGacctggaggaaaacaaaagaccTCGGGCTGGACGTGGTAAA GACCTGCCCACAGTGCAGAGTGAGGTCTCCCTTTTATGTGCCGAACAAATTCTGGGTTGAAGGACAAGCAAAGGAAAGTGTAATTGCTGCCTTCAAAGAGAAATGCAG TAAGAAAAGCTGCAGTTACTACGCACGATACAGATGTTGTCCCTTCAAAACGGAGTGCCTTTATCGCCATGATAAACCCACACGTAGCAGATCATTCCCG TATCCTACAGAAGATGAAGACGACTACGATGGTGTAGATCTGCTTAATTTTTTCATAGCCATGACCTTTCTTGGCGACGAAGACGACGATGATGACTATGACTTTCGTTTTTACCTAACTGAGGAGTATGGTTTCTGa